Within SAR202 cluster bacterium, the genomic segment ATACGCATTGGCAACCCCCTGCAGGAAGACGTGTTCATGGGGCCGCTGGTCAGCCAGGCGGCCCTCAAGAAGGTGGAAGGCTACAACAAGCTGGCCGTCCAGGAAGGCGCCAATGTCTTGCTCAACGGCGGGCGGCTCTCCGGTGACAAGTACGACCACGGCTATTTCATTCGTCCTTTTCTGTACACTATGAAGCATAACGCCACGTCTAGGGTGTTGCGGGAAGAGGTCTTTGGGCCGCATTTAGCCATTATCCCCTTCAAGACCCTAGAGGAGGCGGCGGAGATTTACAACGACACCGAATACGGCTTCTCTATGGCCCTTTGCACCAACGACTATCGAAAGGTGCGGGCCATGCGGGAGTTGTGCGACTTTGGCGTGGGGTATGTCAACCTTCCGACTATTGGGGCGGAGGTGCATCTCCCCTTCGGCGGTGTAAAGCGTAGCGGGACGGGAATACCTTCGGCGGCGGGTCTGCTGGACGCCGTGAGCCATCGTGTAACCGTCACCGTCAACCACGACCGAAAGATTACTATGGCCCAAGGCATGAGGAATAATTTTGACGAGTTGAAACCCGGGTAGGCCTTTGACTTTGGCATTGAAAAAATCAATCGAGGTTTGAGGAGTTGTCGGGGCGTGTAGGAGTCTCGCGACTGGGGAGGTGAGGTATGAGCGGGTGGAGCAAGGCCGGATTAGAGGCTTCGACCGCGTACTTTCTTAAGTCCCGGCTGAACGTTGACGGCGCCGGCAAGAATCCTCGGAAGGAGGACCGTTTGATCATTGTCGCCAACCGTCTGCCGGTAACGGTGGAGGAAGATGGCCCGGAAATCACCTACAAGGCCTCCGCGGGAGGCCTGGCCACGGGCCTGGGGGCCTTCTACAAAGAGCGGAAAGCTATCTGGGCAGGCTGGCCGGGGTCTGTCTCCAGGGCCAGCCGCTTGGAGGTAGCCAACGCCCTCTCCGGGTGTCATAACTGCTATCCCGTGTTCCTTTCAGAGCGCCTTGTGCATGAATACTACGACGGCTTTTCCAACCGAAGCCTCTGGCCTCTGTTCCACTCCATGCCCTCCCACGCCCGGTTCTCCGCCGCCGAGTGGGACGCCTACCAGGAGGCCAACGAGGTCTTCAGCAGCGTCGTCGCTCAAATGGCTAAGCCTGACGATGTCATATGGGTCCACGACTACCAGTTAATGCTGCTGCCCAAGCTCCTCAGACAGCGCCTGCCCAAGACCCGCATAGGTTTCTTCCTACATATCCCCTTTCCCCAGTACGACATCCTCAGGATGCTCCCGTGGCACAAGGAGATCATAGAAAGTCTTCTGGCCGCCGACCTTGTAGGCTTTCACACCTACGACTACACCCAGCCCTTCCTCGCCACTGTGCGCCGCCTCTTCGGTTACGAAAGCAACATCGGCCAGATCATCGCCGGCGACAGGGTTATTCAGGTGGACGCCTTCCCTATGGGCATCGAATTCGACCGGTTCTCGGAGGGTGTGAAGAAGGAGGAGGCGCGGCGGGAGGTCGAAAAGATTAAGGACACCTTCCTGCATCGGAAGGTGGTTATTTCTATCTCGCGGCTGGATTACACCAAGGGCATTCCCGAGCAGTTGGAGGCCATACGAGAGTTTTTACAGCGCTATCCTGAGCAGCACAAGAAAGTCATGTTCGTTCTGGTGGTGGTGCCGTCGCGGGAGCGTGTGGAGCGTTACGCCCATCTGCGCCGCGAAATCAACGAGCTGGTCAGCCATATCAACAGCATCTACGGCGACCTGGACTGGATGCCGATTCGATATGTGTACCGTTCCCTCAGCTTCCCCGAGCTTCTGGCTCTCTACGACTGCGCCTCCGTGGCCCTTATCACGCCCCTTAGGGACGGCCTGAATCTGATTGCCAAGGAGTTTGTGGCGGCCAAGAACTCGGAGCGGGGCGTCCTCATCCTGAGCGAGACCGCGGGCGCCGCCAAGGAGATGCTGGAAGCCATTGTTGTTAACCCAAACGGCAGCCAGGAGATTGCCGACGCGCTCCAGCAGGCCCTCACCATGCCGGCCCAGGAGCAGAGCGAGCGTATGGCCGCCATGCGGCGGCGCTTGAAGGAGAGCGACGTGCAGCGCTGGGCCAGCCGCTTCCTGGACAGCCTGGACCAGGCCGTGAGCCTGTCGGAGGAGC encodes:
- a CDS encoding bifunctional alpha,alpha-trehalose-phosphate synthase (UDP-forming)/trehalose-phosphatase → MSGWSKAGLEASTAYFLKSRLNVDGAGKNPRKEDRLIIVANRLPVTVEEDGPEITYKASAGGLATGLGAFYKERKAIWAGWPGSVSRASRLEVANALSGCHNCYPVFLSERLVHEYYDGFSNRSLWPLFHSMPSHARFSAAEWDAYQEANEVFSSVVAQMAKPDDVIWVHDYQLMLLPKLLRQRLPKTRIGFFLHIPFPQYDILRMLPWHKEIIESLLAADLVGFHTYDYTQPFLATVRRLFGYESNIGQIIAGDRVIQVDAFPMGIEFDRFSEGVKKEEARREVEKIKDTFLHRKVVISISRLDYTKGIPEQLEAIREFLQRYPEQHKKVMFVLVVVPSRERVERYAHLRREINELVSHINSIYGDLDWMPIRYVYRSLSFPELLALYDCASVALITPLRDGLNLIAKEFVAAKNSERGVLILSETAGAAKEMLEAIVVNPNGSQEIADALQQALTMPAQEQSERMAAMRRRLKESDVQRWASRFLDSLDQAVSLSEELAVKFMDSKDVDKLKNAYQTSSKRLILLDYDGTLVPFADEPQKAAPSKDLLSLLDTLSEDQGNEVVITSGQIKNGLQRWFKSLPVTIVAEHGAWVRNKTNNKWHLALSSDNKWKDSVRPMLVLFTERVPGSWIEEKVFSLAWHYRKADVQMGMDAARELTDMLTNLTANLEIQVLHGHKVVEVKSTGASKAEFFLRYLSKKPWDFILAAGDDVTDEALFRVLPQGAATVSVGFAASTAVYNLQSPAEVTVVLKKLTDGFEADKTARQVLDSRPSKRRQELKESEEEKHPAPAG